In Priestia megaterium NBRC 15308 = ATCC 14581, the following proteins share a genomic window:
- a CDS encoding aspartate aminotransferase family protein, protein MNKTHVIKPLLDDDYPVISYGKGIYLYDQDGKRYIDASSGAVTASIGHGVKEIIDAMTDQAQKVAFVYRSQFTSDPTEALAKKLCELSSNHFQWSFFVNSGTEATETAMKTAIQHFQEQGKPTKTKVLSRWMSYHGITIGALSMSGHVGRRKRFSSLLEDYPSVSPPYCYRCPFHQTYPSCNLACANELETVIKRTGPEHIAAFITEPIVGAAGAALTPPPGYYEVIREICDKYDVLWIADEVMTGVGRTGVMFAYEHWGVKPDIMTLGKGVGAGYTPIAVTLASSKTIEPIMNGSKLIMSGHTLSANPLSSAIGIAVLTYIEKHDLVQEAALKGDYLVGELKKLQLLYPIIGDIRGKGLLVGLELVQNPKTKEPFSSSENMTARVISKAQKNGLLLYPSQAGTDGVEGDGIIIAPPFTITHRQLDEVVDLLSKTLHEVQNEKQRNEVK, encoded by the coding sequence ATGAATAAAACTCATGTAATAAAGCCGCTGCTCGACGACGACTACCCAGTTATTTCATATGGAAAAGGAATTTATTTGTACGACCAAGATGGAAAAAGGTACATAGATGCTTCGTCGGGGGCAGTTACAGCAAGTATCGGACACGGCGTAAAAGAAATTATTGATGCGATGACCGATCAGGCACAGAAAGTTGCGTTTGTATATCGGTCGCAGTTTACAAGTGATCCAACAGAAGCCTTAGCTAAGAAACTATGTGAATTAAGCAGCAATCATTTCCAGTGGAGCTTTTTTGTTAACAGCGGGACAGAAGCGACTGAAACGGCTATGAAAACGGCAATTCAGCATTTTCAAGAGCAAGGGAAGCCAACCAAAACAAAGGTTTTGTCACGCTGGATGAGCTATCACGGTATTACAATAGGAGCTCTGTCTATGTCAGGGCACGTTGGAAGACGAAAACGCTTCTCGTCTTTGCTTGAAGATTATCCTTCGGTTTCGCCTCCTTATTGCTATCGATGTCCGTTTCATCAAACCTATCCATCCTGTAATCTTGCTTGCGCAAACGAATTGGAAACAGTTATCAAACGAACCGGCCCTGAACATATTGCTGCTTTTATTACAGAGCCCATTGTAGGAGCAGCCGGAGCAGCGCTTACACCTCCTCCCGGTTATTATGAAGTGATAAGAGAAATTTGCGATAAATATGATGTGTTATGGATTGCGGATGAAGTCATGACTGGAGTTGGGCGTACAGGCGTAATGTTTGCGTATGAGCACTGGGGAGTTAAACCAGACATCATGACGCTTGGAAAAGGAGTGGGAGCAGGATATACGCCAATAGCCGTTACGTTGGCTAGCAGCAAAACGATTGAACCTATCATGAACGGATCCAAATTAATTATGAGCGGACATACGCTAAGCGCTAATCCGCTGTCATCCGCTATAGGGATAGCTGTTTTAACCTATATTGAAAAGCATGATCTTGTTCAAGAAGCAGCGCTGAAAGGAGACTATTTAGTAGGGGAATTGAAGAAGCTTCAACTTCTTTACCCTATTATTGGTGATATACGTGGCAAAGGCTTACTAGTTGGTCTTGAGCTTGTGCAAAATCCAAAGACGAAGGAGCCTTTTTCATCTTCGGAAAATATGACGGCGCGCGTAATAAGTAAAGCCCAAAAAAATGGTCTTCTCCTTTATCCTTCACAAGCAGGAACAGACGGAGTAGAAGGAGACGGTATTATTATTGCGCCGCCATTTACGATTACTCATCGTCAGCTTGATGAAGTGGTCGATCTGCTTTCGAAAACATTGCATGAAGTGCAAAATGAAAAACAGAGAAATGAGGTGAAATGA
- a CDS encoding dicarboxylate/amino acid:cation symporter, with protein sequence MKLSTKIIIALIAGAVVGVLINAFAPSAFASLDKYLFTPLGQIFLSLIKMLVVPIVFFSITLGVAGLGDPKKLGRIGAKTVSYFLVTTTVAIIIGLILAYAIKPGTFGSFDTKNASFEAEKAPPVGETFLNMIPVNPIQAMAEGNMLQLIVFSIFIGFGITMLGSKTKGLYNLLEQGNELMMYLVNLVMKFAPYGTFGLLATAVGSQGWEAIKAMGLYMIVVVLALFIHSIVTYGGSVALMARRNPIEFFKGFAPAMTVGFSTSSSNATLPISMNVAQKNLRVPESISSFVQPLGATINMDGTAIMQGVATIFIAQVYGVDLSLGALVTVVLTAVLASIGTAGVPGVGLIMLAMVLSSVGLPVAGIGLIIGIDRLLDMLRTSVNITGDAACAVIVAESEAKRIDKSVTQSA encoded by the coding sequence ATGAAGCTATCGACAAAGATTATTATCGCGCTAATTGCTGGTGCTGTTGTAGGAGTGTTGATCAATGCTTTTGCTCCAAGTGCTTTTGCTTCGCTGGACAAGTACTTGTTTACACCGCTTGGCCAAATTTTCTTAAGCTTAATTAAAATGCTTGTTGTACCAATTGTGTTTTTCTCTATCACGTTAGGTGTAGCAGGTTTAGGAGATCCTAAAAAACTAGGAAGAATCGGGGCTAAAACAGTTTCCTACTTCCTAGTTACAACAACCGTTGCGATTATTATTGGTTTAATTTTAGCATATGCAATTAAACCGGGTACGTTTGGATCTTTTGATACAAAAAACGCTTCTTTTGAAGCCGAAAAAGCACCGCCGGTTGGAGAGACATTCTTAAATATGATTCCAGTCAACCCAATTCAAGCGATGGCTGAAGGGAATATGCTTCAACTTATCGTTTTTTCTATCTTTATCGGTTTTGGTATTACGATGCTTGGAAGTAAAACAAAAGGGCTTTACAATTTACTTGAGCAAGGCAATGAATTGATGATGTATCTTGTAAATCTAGTGATGAAGTTTGCTCCTTACGGAACATTTGGGCTTCTTGCAACCGCGGTTGGAAGTCAAGGCTGGGAGGCAATTAAAGCGATGGGGCTGTACATGATTGTAGTCGTGCTCGCACTGTTTATCCATTCGATCGTAACATATGGGGGATCAGTCGCTCTTATGGCCAGACGTAATCCTATTGAATTTTTTAAAGGTTTTGCTCCTGCCATGACAGTTGGATTCAGTACATCAAGCAGTAATGCAACGCTTCCGATTTCAATGAATGTGGCTCAAAAAAATCTTCGTGTCCCGGAGTCCATCAGCAGTTTTGTCCAGCCATTAGGTGCTACCATTAACATGGATGGAACGGCAATTATGCAAGGTGTAGCGACTATTTTTATTGCACAAGTATACGGCGTTGACCTGTCGCTGGGTGCTCTTGTGACGGTTGTATTGACAGCGGTGCTTGCTAGTATTGGTACAGCAGGTGTGCCGGGAGTTGGTCTCATTATGCTAGCAATGGTATTGAGTTCGGTTGGCTTGCCTGTAGCAGGTATCGGATTGATTATTGGAATTGATCGCTTGCTTGACATGCTTCGTACATCTGTAAATATTACGGGAGACGCTGCGTGTGCCGTTATTGTGGCTGAGTCAGAAGCAAAACGTATCGATAAATCTGTAACGCAATCAGCTTAA
- a CDS encoding NAD(P)/FAD-dependent oxidoreductase: MNSNYDVIVVGAGPAGIFTCYELTLKLPEATILLIDKGHDIYRRNCPILQKKIKKCPPAVGKKEFAGCLPACSITNGFGGAGAYSDGKFNITSEFGGWMTDYLSESQVVDLIKYVDEINLKHGATDTITDPLTDKVREIEKRGYAAGLKLLRAQVRHLGTEQNLEILKSIYEYLKEKIDMQYKTEVADLITEKEDGQHIVRGIELKNGERITADKVVVSPGRDGSKWMSDLLKKRRLKMINNQVDIGVRVETSNVVMEEINKHLYEGKFIYNTSVGTRVRTFCSNPSGHVVVENHSGIMLANGHAYKDPKLGSQNTNFALLVSHKFSDPFDQPNEYAHEVSRLANMLSNGGLVVQKYGDILKGRRSTATRIKEGFLEPTLKEAVPGDLGLVLPYNTMKSLIEMTEALDHVTPGLASEHTLFYGVEAKFYSARPKLNDKFETEISGLYVGGDGAGITRGLAQASACGVWVARDIVEKLKNRKASSEPVTV, from the coding sequence ATGAACTCAAATTATGATGTTATTGTGGTAGGGGCAGGACCCGCTGGGATTTTTACTTGCTATGAGTTAACGTTAAAATTACCGGAAGCAACTATTTTATTAATCGATAAAGGACACGATATCTATCGACGTAATTGTCCGATTCTTCAGAAAAAAATCAAAAAATGTCCGCCTGCGGTTGGCAAAAAAGAGTTTGCTGGCTGTTTGCCCGCTTGTTCTATTACAAATGGTTTCGGTGGAGCCGGCGCATATTCAGACGGGAAATTTAATATCACCAGTGAATTTGGAGGTTGGATGACGGATTATCTGTCTGAATCACAGGTGGTAGATTTAATTAAATATGTGGATGAAATTAATTTAAAACACGGAGCAACCGATACGATTACGGATCCGTTAACTGATAAAGTTCGTGAAATTGAAAAACGCGGATACGCAGCAGGATTAAAGCTATTGCGTGCCCAGGTGCGTCATTTAGGAACAGAGCAAAATTTAGAAATTTTAAAAAGCATTTATGAATACTTAAAAGAAAAAATTGATATGCAGTATAAAACGGAAGTAGCCGATTTAATAACAGAAAAAGAAGACGGTCAGCATATCGTGCGCGGTATCGAATTGAAGAATGGTGAAAGAATTACGGCTGATAAAGTGGTTGTTTCACCAGGTCGAGACGGCTCGAAGTGGATGAGCGACTTACTAAAAAAACGCCGTTTAAAAATGATTAACAATCAAGTGGACATCGGAGTTCGAGTCGAAACATCTAACGTTGTTATGGAAGAAATCAACAAGCACTTGTACGAAGGGAAATTCATTTATAATACGTCTGTAGGTACAAGAGTCAGAACGTTCTGCAGCAATCCTTCAGGACATGTGGTAGTAGAGAATCATTCAGGTATTATGTTAGCAAATGGACACGCATACAAAGATCCGAAGCTTGGAAGTCAAAATACGAACTTTGCGCTGCTTGTTTCTCATAAATTTTCGGATCCATTTGATCAGCCGAACGAATATGCGCATGAAGTATCAAGATTAGCTAATATGCTGTCAAACGGGGGCCTAGTTGTTCAAAAGTATGGAGATATTTTAAAGGGCCGTCGTTCAACAGCGACTCGAATTAAAGAGGGCTTTTTAGAACCAACGTTAAAAGAAGCTGTACCGGGTGACTTAGGCTTAGTGCTTCCTTACAATACGATGAAAAGCTTAATTGAAATGACAGAAGCACTGGATCATGTAACGCCTGGGTTAGCATCTGAACATACGCTGTTTTACGGTGTGGAAGCGAAATTTTACTCCGCCCGTCCGAAGTTAAATGATAAGTTTGAAACTGAAATTTCCGGTTTATACGTGGGAGGAGACGGAGCTGGTATTACGCGAGGACTCGCGCAGGCAAGTGCGTGCGGTGTGTGGGTAGCACGTGACATTGTTGAAAAATTAAAGAATCGCAAAGCAAGTTCTGAACCTGTTACTGTATAA
- a CDS encoding ATP-binding protein — translation MEKEKVFQQLFSMSFTPMLVMNMDGDIQILNEACCHLFKTTEERLLSCNVFEEPNRFFIEKHEVEPLRKQEEEVVLLKKKVDQQFPMHIHIQRTEGDIPLLVVQWKEFSSSIEKQEEVIRKMKQYKQFVQQSQDAFIVTREGRIQYLNPAGVKLLGGEKKEEYIGRPWLHFIHPEHLEIVKERMVQLMNGMSVRPRVDVKLLTKKGVVIIESSATKIKFEGQDAIQYIIRDVTDRKKYDEMASKSEKLTMVSKLAAGVAHEIRNPMTAIKGFIQLLKASKQYNEEYNDIMLEELNRVESIIQEFLTLAKPKIENSYHPKSLNQIIRHVTLLLDTHANYKNCRIINEISDEITIFCEENALKQVFINLIQNALESMSKGTVKVTVEKRNEYGMVIIEDEGCGIDEQSLARLGEPFYSTKQTGTGLGLMISYRIIEQHQGHISFASKVGVGTKVEIALPYIKEPVNIL, via the coding sequence ATGGAAAAGGAAAAAGTATTTCAACAGCTATTTTCAATGTCATTTACACCAATGCTCGTAATGAATATGGATGGAGATATTCAAATTTTAAATGAAGCGTGCTGCCATCTTTTTAAAACGACGGAAGAACGACTTCTTTCCTGTAATGTATTTGAAGAGCCAAATCGCTTTTTTATTGAAAAGCATGAAGTGGAACCGTTAAGAAAGCAAGAGGAAGAAGTTGTTTTACTTAAGAAAAAAGTAGATCAGCAGTTTCCGATGCACATCCATATTCAACGCACGGAAGGGGATATTCCGCTCTTAGTTGTTCAGTGGAAAGAGTTTTCCTCAAGTATTGAAAAGCAAGAGGAAGTCATTCGAAAAATGAAGCAATATAAGCAGTTTGTCCAGCAAAGTCAAGATGCATTTATTGTAACAAGAGAAGGCAGAATTCAATATTTGAATCCCGCTGGTGTTAAACTTCTTGGCGGCGAGAAAAAAGAAGAGTATATCGGGCGTCCTTGGCTTCATTTTATTCACCCCGAACATTTAGAAATCGTAAAAGAACGAATGGTTCAGCTGATGAATGGAATGTCCGTGAGGCCACGTGTTGATGTGAAACTATTAACTAAAAAAGGAGTCGTCATTATTGAATCTTCGGCAACCAAAATTAAGTTTGAAGGACAGGATGCCATTCAGTATATTATTCGCGACGTAACGGATCGAAAAAAATATGATGAAATGGCAAGCAAATCTGAAAAGCTTACAATGGTGAGCAAGTTAGCGGCAGGAGTAGCACATGAAATTCGTAATCCAATGACGGCGATTAAAGGGTTTATTCAGCTGTTAAAAGCATCGAAACAGTACAACGAAGAATACAATGATATTATGCTTGAAGAATTGAATCGCGTCGAATCCATTATTCAAGAATTTTTAACGCTGGCCAAGCCTAAAATTGAAAATTCATACCACCCCAAAAGTCTCAATCAAATCATACGTCATGTGACATTATTATTAGATACACACGCCAATTATAAAAACTGTCGTATTATTAATGAGATTAGTGATGAGATTACAATCTTTTGTGAAGAAAATGCGCTTAAACAAGTTTTTATTAATTTAATTCAAAATGCGCTTGAGTCAATGAGCAAAGGGACAGTTAAAGTCACCGTTGAGAAAAGAAATGAATACGGCATGGTCATTATCGAGGATGAAGGCTGTGGAATTGATGAGCAATCTTTAGCTCGGCTAGGTGAACCGTTTTATTCCACTAAACAAACAGGAACGGGGCTAGGGTTAATGATTAGCTACCGAATAATCGAACAGCATCAAGGGCATATTTCATTTGCGAGTAAAGTAGGAGTAGGAACAAAAGTAGAAATTGCTCTTCCGTACATTAAAGAACCAGTGAACATTTTATAG
- a CDS encoding YjcZ family sporulation protein, whose translation MYNYDCYDPCHHGGYHHLYDTCHYSISYPIGGYHHCGTGQSFALIVVLFILLIIIGCTCFC comes from the coding sequence ATGTATAACTACGATTGTTACGACCCATGCCATCACGGAGGCTATCACCACCTATATGATACTTGCCACTATTCAATTAGCTATCCAATTGGCGGTTATCATCATTGCGGAACGGGTCAGTCATTTGCATTAATTGTTGTGCTATTTATTTTATTAATCATCATTGGCTGCACCTGTTTTTGCTGA
- a CDS encoding DUF4397 domain-containing protein, which produces MANYSFDQYIKKAMKYDFLANYYKYSDPSKHIHYYQKHLYYIQQAILTSSENTNLRVNPPQIRILHASPDSPSVDIYINNKRVIRNLTYKQETDYIELQEPGRYTISIYPAGETGRPVLTESFTFEGNQNYTVAAVDELNKLDLLFIYDNTDVPSGETKLRFVHLSPDAPAVDIAARGGDVIFSGVQFKEVTKYLPLSPMHVQLSVRIAGTKNVVLEIPALNLRPNRTYTVYAVGFAKSRPALEALISQDR; this is translated from the coding sequence ATGGCTAATTATTCCTTTGATCAATATATTAAAAAAGCAATGAAATACGATTTTCTAGCTAACTACTATAAGTATAGTGATCCATCTAAGCATATTCATTATTATCAAAAGCATTTGTACTATATCCAGCAGGCCATCTTAACTTCTTCTGAAAATACGAATCTGCGCGTAAATCCGCCGCAAATTCGTATACTTCACGCTTCTCCAGATTCTCCATCTGTAGATATTTATATTAACAACAAACGAGTGATTCGCAACTTAACTTATAAACAAGAAACAGATTATATTGAATTACAAGAACCTGGAAGATATACAATTTCTATTTATCCCGCTGGAGAAACCGGAAGACCTGTTTTAACGGAATCATTTACATTTGAAGGAAACCAAAATTACACGGTAGCGGCGGTAGATGAACTAAACAAGCTTGATTTATTGTTTATCTATGACAATACGGATGTACCAAGTGGAGAAACAAAGCTTCGGTTTGTGCACCTTTCTCCTGATGCTCCTGCTGTAGATATTGCGGCTAGAGGCGGAGACGTCATTTTTTCCGGAGTGCAGTTTAAAGAAGTCACAAAATATTTGCCTTTGTCCCCCATGCATGTTCAACTTAGCGTACGCATAGCAGGAACCAAAAATGTAGTACTCGAAATCCCTGCACTGAACCTTCGTCCGAATCGAACATATACGGTATATGCCGTCGGATTTGCTAAGAGCCGTCCTGCATTAGAAGCGCTGATCTCCCAAGATCGTTAA
- a CDS encoding YpmS family protein, whose product MKKWKTLFIALLGINVLGAILIIAFIFQPVDKANPTPSEKVEGDAELTILAKKADLNVLIDKYLKKEFKNQPLNYKITLTDVVRVDGTIQVFGDDINIRMTFDPIVQKNGDIVLEQQSLSVGKLQLPVRTVLRYVNNNFALPEWVTIDPKNESVYVALQQMKLESDFAVKVQKFDLKNDDIRVRLISRSE is encoded by the coding sequence ATGAAGAAGTGGAAAACCCTATTTATCGCGTTATTAGGGATTAATGTTCTAGGGGCTATCCTTATTATTGCGTTTATTTTTCAACCGGTTGACAAGGCCAATCCAACTCCCTCTGAAAAAGTAGAAGGAGACGCAGAACTAACTATTTTGGCTAAAAAAGCGGACTTAAATGTACTGATTGATAAATATTTAAAGAAAGAATTTAAGAATCAGCCGCTTAACTACAAAATTACTCTCACCGATGTAGTAAGAGTAGACGGTACGATTCAAGTATTCGGCGATGACATTAATATTCGAATGACATTTGATCCAATCGTACAAAAAAATGGAGATATTGTGCTTGAACAGCAGTCACTTTCTGTTGGAAAGCTGCAGCTTCCTGTCCGCACAGTGCTTCGATACGTAAATAATAACTTTGCGCTACCAGAATGGGTAACGATTGATCCAAAGAATGAATCAGTATACGTAGCGTTACAGCAGATGAAGTTAGAGAGTGATTTTGCTGTAAAAGTACAAAAGTTTGATTTGAAAAATGATGATATTCGCGTACGTTTAATTTCGCGCAGTGAATAA
- a CDS encoding SGNH/GDSL hydrolase family protein: MMRKWKSIVISSMSAVVLASCSTTTFLPTDNKEEAVQKEVDLTPKKHIPKGFFPVDLDIVAIGDSLTEGVGDESKKGGYVPYLTKYLSKQNEVQNVRTENLGKRGNRTDQLLARLNQPGVAAEVSRADIVFLTIGGNDVMKVVRDYFYNISIKTFESQQSKYERRLNDVFSRIRKLNPNAHIYLIGFYNPFFKSLSDVKEINVVINEWNAASEKIASQYDNVSYVKIDDIFYDSDVNLLGKDEFHPNKKGYKLMAERISKSMEEEDPLVGDQKKETVKEVTSDEKEKNTKESGNE, translated from the coding sequence ATGATGAGAAAATGGAAAAGTATAGTGATAAGCAGTATGAGTGCGGTGGTGTTAGCGAGCTGTTCGACGACGACTTTTTTGCCGACGGACAATAAAGAAGAAGCCGTTCAGAAAGAAGTGGATTTAACACCTAAAAAGCATATTCCGAAAGGCTTTTTTCCTGTAGATTTAGATATTGTAGCCATTGGTGACTCATTAACAGAAGGAGTAGGAGATGAGTCTAAAAAAGGCGGTTATGTACCATACTTAACTAAATACCTTTCTAAACAAAATGAAGTGCAAAATGTACGAACAGAGAATCTAGGCAAAAGAGGAAACCGGACGGATCAGCTATTAGCGAGGTTAAATCAGCCGGGAGTAGCAGCTGAAGTATCAAGAGCAGACATCGTTTTCTTGACGATTGGCGGCAATGACGTGATGAAAGTGGTAAGAGATTACTTTTACAATATCTCAATTAAAACGTTTGAATCACAGCAGTCAAAATATGAAAGACGTCTAAATGACGTGTTTTCACGTATACGTAAGCTTAATCCTAATGCTCATATTTATTTAATTGGTTTTTATAATCCATTCTTTAAATCATTAAGTGATGTGAAAGAAATTAATGTCGTTATTAATGAATGGAATGCGGCAAGCGAGAAAATTGCTTCTCAATATGATAATGTAAGTTATGTAAAAATTGATGATATTTTTTATGATTCTGACGTAAATTTATTAGGGAAAGACGAGTTTCACCCTAATAAAAAAGGGTACAAACTAATGGCTGAACGCATTAGTAAATCAATGGAGGAAGAAGATCCTCTCGTTGGAGATCAGAAAAAGGAAACAGTAAAAGAAGTTACATCTGATGAAAAAGAGAAAAACACGAAAGAGAGTGGGAACGAGTAA
- a CDS encoding SCO family protein, which translates to MKSWSYKLFFLLLISCMMLTACGSKIENPLNWKMDSFSYVNQDQKKVGLSQLKGNVWVANFIFTSCETVCPPMTAHMAKLQKMAKDEGLDVRFVSFSVDPEVDTPPKMKDYATKFGADFSNWDFLTGYKQAEIEKFALDQFKTIVKKPQENPQVIHGTDFFLIDKDGVIQKSYQGVTDPPYEDMIKDIKTLQ; encoded by the coding sequence ATGAAAAGCTGGTCTTATAAATTGTTTTTTTTACTGCTTATTAGTTGTATGATGTTAACAGCCTGTGGTTCCAAAATAGAAAATCCTCTCAATTGGAAGATGGACTCTTTTTCTTATGTTAACCAAGATCAAAAGAAAGTAGGGCTAAGTCAGCTGAAAGGGAACGTTTGGGTAGCTAACTTTATCTTCACAAGCTGTGAAACCGTATGTCCCCCAATGACGGCTCATATGGCTAAATTACAAAAAATGGCCAAGGATGAAGGGCTGGACGTTCGCTTTGTTTCATTTAGCGTAGACCCTGAAGTGGACACTCCACCGAAAATGAAGGACTATGCGACTAAATTTGGCGCTGATTTTTCGAATTGGGATTTCTTAACGGGTTATAAACAAGCGGAAATTGAAAAGTTTGCTCTGGACCAATTTAAAACGATTGTGAAAAAGCCGCAAGAAAATCCGCAGGTTATTCACGGTACGGATTTTTTTCTAATTGACAAAGATGGAGTCATTCAAAAATCTTATCAGGGAGTGACTGATCCTCCTTATGAAGATATGATAAAAGATATCAAAACCCTTCAGTAA